Proteins from one Aureimonas sp. SA4125 genomic window:
- a CDS encoding response regulator transcription factor gives MRILVVENDRLLSEALGRRLTEAGHAVDVFATVADAEAAWKIAAYDLCIVDVMLDDGDGRALVRSARAAGLRTPTLMLTARDEIGDRVAGLDAGADDYLVKPFATEELLARLRALRRRFPEITATELRIGNLLYDPHSTSLTVADRDVRLTAQEHAALDKLIRAGDRVTPKRMLGEHLYALHQDWSDNAVETLVHRLRRKLSDAGATVELKALRGLGYILCETRS, from the coding sequence ATGCGAATTCTGGTCGTCGAGAATGACCGCTTGCTTTCCGAGGCCTTGGGGCGACGGCTCACCGAGGCCGGTCATGCGGTCGATGTGTTCGCGACCGTCGCGGACGCCGAGGCGGCGTGGAAAATAGCGGCATACGACCTTTGCATCGTGGACGTCATGCTCGACGATGGCGATGGGCGGGCGCTGGTTAGGTCTGCCCGTGCCGCCGGTCTGCGCACGCCGACGCTGATGCTCACCGCGCGGGACGAGATCGGGGACCGGGTGGCTGGATTGGATGCGGGGGCTGACGACTATCTCGTCAAGCCGTTTGCAACCGAAGAGCTGTTGGCAAGACTGAGGGCGCTGCGACGACGCTTCCCGGAAATCACGGCTACCGAGTTGCGCATAGGGAATCTCCTCTACGATCCTCATAGCACGAGCCTGACTGTGGCTGATCGAGACGTCAGGCTGACGGCTCAGGAACATGCCGCCCTCGACAAGTTGATCCGTGCCGGCGACCGGGTGACGCCCAAGCGGATGCTGGGCGAGCATCTCTATGCGCTTCATCAGGATTGGTCGGACAACGCGGTCGAGACGCTGGTTCATCGGCTTCGCAGGAAGCTTTCGGACGCGGGGGCGACGGTCGAGCTCAAGGCGCTTCGAGGCCTGGGCTATATCCTGTGCGAGACCCGATCGTGA
- a CDS encoding IS66 family transposase produces MDRGDLQRLTKEELIDLVLKIQRPEKTSRTSSKPPSSDRKERREQARPGGAKPGHEGHSRAMGEDFDRLVDHRPEQCSCCQAALADSLPAEIGGTYETVDLPEIKPFVTRHRRLSVCCPSCGTLVSAGLPDAARGTPFGPRLHAVATYLKTFQALSYERLQKALADLFGLQISQGGLMNMLRRAQGTFVADRDLAIAALRRSKVVASDETGVRIEGSNAFQWVFRCDDAVVHRAAPTRGAIVVRTLMDGHRPKVWCSDRYSAQQGHADAHQTCLAHLARDVAYAEQAGEDLLPSRLRIWLSKAFALASGITTFAASTIVAKRRALERSLSEILAAPTSCPFARVVQHKFRRARDQLLTFTLWTGMVEATNNGCERALRPAVIQRKVTNGYRSMWAAEGEADIRTVVDTARLRQGGNVFNTILETVGA; encoded by the coding sequence ATGGATCGCGGTGATTTGCAGCGTCTGACGAAGGAAGAGTTGATCGATCTGGTGCTGAAGATTCAGCGTCCGGAGAAGACGTCACGCACATCCTCGAAGCCTCCGTCTAGTGACCGCAAGGAGCGCCGTGAGCAGGCAAGACCTGGCGGCGCCAAGCCCGGTCACGAAGGCCACAGCCGAGCGATGGGTGAGGATTTCGATCGGCTCGTCGATCACCGTCCCGAGCAATGCTCCTGCTGCCAGGCAGCCCTGGCCGATAGCCTTCCCGCGGAGATCGGCGGCACGTACGAGACGGTCGATCTGCCGGAGATCAAGCCGTTCGTGACGCGTCATCGCCGGCTTTCGGTTTGTTGTCCTTCCTGCGGCACGCTTGTCTCAGCGGGATTGCCCGATGCGGCAAGGGGGACGCCGTTCGGGCCGCGGCTGCATGCGGTGGCGACCTATCTTAAGACCTTCCAGGCCCTGTCCTATGAACGGCTTCAGAAAGCTCTGGCCGATCTCTTCGGCTTGCAGATCAGCCAGGGCGGGCTGATGAACATGCTGCGCCGGGCGCAGGGCACCTTCGTCGCCGACCGCGATCTCGCCATTGCCGCCCTGCGCCGCTCCAAGGTGGTGGCCTCGGACGAGACCGGCGTTCGCATCGAAGGCAGCAACGCCTTCCAATGGGTGTTTCGCTGCGATGACGCAGTCGTCCATCGTGCCGCTCCGACCCGTGGTGCCATCGTGGTCAGGACCCTGATGGACGGGCACCGGCCAAAGGTCTGGTGTTCCGATCGCTACTCTGCCCAGCAGGGACATGCCGACGCCCATCAGACCTGTCTGGCTCATCTGGCCCGCGACGTCGCCTACGCCGAACAGGCGGGCGAGGATCTGCTGCCGTCGCGGCTGCGGATCTGGCTGTCCAAGGCTTTCGCTTTGGCCAGCGGCATCACGACCTTCGCCGCATCGACCATCGTCGCCAAGCGCCGTGCACTGGAGCGAAGTCTTTCCGAGATCCTCGCCGCACCGACCTCCTGCCCTTTCGCTCGAGTGGTCCAGCACAAGTTCAGGCGAGCGCGCGACCAGCTCCTGACCTTCACTCTCTGGACCGGGATGGTCGAGGCCACCAACAACGGCTGCGAGCGCGCCCTGCGACCGGCCGTGATCCAGCGCAAGGTCACCAACGGCTATCGATCCATGTGGGCCGCCGAAGGCGAAGCTGACATCCGAACCGTCGTCGATACCGCCCGGCTGCGCCAAGGGGGCAACGTCTTCAACACAATTCTCGAGACGGTAGGCGCCTGA
- a CDS encoding IS256 family transposase, producing MTEDRLPLAELFAKAGDGDFLRTIAESVMQLLMEVDVEGMIGAGRHERTQERATYRNGYRDRSLDTRLGSLQLRIPKLRQGSYFPPFLEPRKLSEKALVAVIQEAWISGVSTRRVDDLVQAMGLSGIGKSTVSKLCKDIDERVGGFLDRPLTGDWPYLWLDATYLKQREGGRIVSVAAIIAVAVNTDGKREIVGLHIGPSEAETFWSSFLKSLVRRGLSGVKLVISDAHEGLKAAIRRVFSASWQRCRVHWMRNALSYVPKAQQSMAAAALRQAFAQPDRASASQALRHVADQLRGKCPKLGAFIDNSETDVLAHMDFPSQHRTRIHSTNSLERLNKEVKRRADVVGIFPNEGSIIRLIGAVLLEANDEWQIQNRYMQTEPMADLMAMGNTAKPEQISTEVA from the coding sequence ATGACCGAGGACAGACTACCGCTTGCCGAGCTTTTTGCGAAAGCCGGGGACGGCGATTTCCTGAGAACGATAGCCGAGAGCGTGATGCAGCTCCTTATGGAGGTCGACGTTGAAGGCATGATCGGCGCCGGGCGCCACGAACGGACGCAGGAACGGGCGACTTATCGCAATGGCTACCGCGACCGCTCGCTCGACACGCGGCTCGGCTCGTTGCAGCTTCGGATACCCAAGCTTCGGCAGGGCAGCTACTTCCCGCCGTTCCTGGAGCCGAGAAAGCTCTCGGAGAAGGCCTTGGTTGCCGTCATTCAGGAAGCTTGGATCAGCGGCGTTTCCACCCGGCGGGTCGACGATCTGGTACAGGCCATGGGGCTGTCGGGGATCGGCAAGAGCACCGTATCGAAGCTGTGCAAAGACATCGACGAACGCGTCGGCGGCTTCCTCGACCGTCCTCTCACTGGCGACTGGCCCTACCTCTGGCTGGATGCGACCTACCTGAAGCAGCGCGAGGGTGGACGCATCGTTTCGGTCGCCGCCATAATCGCCGTGGCCGTGAACACGGACGGCAAGCGCGAGATCGTCGGCCTTCACATCGGCCCCTCGGAAGCGGAGACGTTTTGGTCGAGCTTCCTCAAGAGCCTCGTGCGCCGCGGCCTGTCCGGCGTGAAGCTCGTGATCTCGGATGCTCACGAAGGGCTGAAAGCCGCCATTCGCCGGGTGTTCAGCGCCTCCTGGCAGCGCTGCCGGGTGCATTGGATGCGCAACGCCCTGTCGTATGTCCCGAAGGCGCAGCAGAGCATGGCGGCGGCCGCGCTGCGCCAAGCCTTCGCCCAGCCCGATCGTGCTAGCGCCAGCCAGGCGCTGCGCCACGTCGCCGACCAGCTTCGGGGAAAGTGTCCAAAGCTCGGGGCCTTCATCGACAACAGCGAGACCGACGTGCTGGCGCACATGGATTTTCCCAGTCAGCACCGGACCCGGATCCATTCGACGAATTCCCTGGAGCGCCTGAACAAGGAGGTGAAGCGGCGTGCCGACGTCGTCGGAATCTTCCCGAACGAGGGATCCATCATCCGGCTCATCGGCGCCGTCCTTCTCGAGGCCAACGACGAATGGCAGATCCAGAACCGCTACATGCAGACCGAACCCATGGCCGACCTCATGGCCATGGGCAACACTGCAAAACCCGAACAGATTTCCACCGAAGTCGCCTGA
- a CDS encoding phosphatase PAP2 family protein codes for MSEFPPRARTLPNYPIIAFSFGILATSLFFWSFPEVDLVVSRWFFSPIDGFILSADSNLQWIRNSGPWVLAGVIVIILVRILRDAINGALIWSRVRKPVWLLSGLALGPGLIVNGLLKAHWGRPRPIQIDVFGGDAVHQMVWVISDWCEGNCSFVSGEASSSAWLVAAALVTPKPVRLAAIAAALVYAGSLSLTRIAFGGHFLSDVVLAWLICGLIFAILYRLILDTTYPASLGR; via the coding sequence ATGTCGGAATTTCCACCACGAGCGCGGACACTACCTAATTACCCGATTATCGCGTTCTCTTTTGGCATTTTGGCAACCAGCCTGTTTTTCTGGAGCTTTCCAGAGGTCGATTTGGTTGTCAGCCGCTGGTTCTTCAGCCCCATCGACGGTTTTATCTTGTCCGCCGATTCAAACCTGCAGTGGATCCGTAACAGTGGTCCTTGGGTCTTGGCCGGGGTTATTGTCATTATATTGGTCCGCATTCTCCGCGATGCCATCAACGGTGCCTTGATCTGGTCTCGAGTACGGAAGCCAGTTTGGCTGCTGTCGGGACTAGCTCTTGGTCCAGGGCTCATTGTGAACGGCCTCTTGAAGGCGCACTGGGGCCGACCCCGACCAATCCAGATCGACGTCTTTGGTGGGGACGCAGTACACCAGATGGTGTGGGTCATCAGCGACTGGTGCGAGGGAAACTGTTCGTTTGTCAGCGGAGAGGCTTCCTCGTCAGCTTGGCTTGTCGCTGCGGCCCTCGTTACGCCCAAGCCCGTAAGGCTGGCTGCCATAGCAGCGGCTCTCGTTTATGCTGGATCGTTATCGCTGACCCGGATCGCCTTCGGCGGACATTTCCTTTCGGATGTTGTCCTCGCCTGGCTTATCTGCGGACTCATATTTGCAATCCTTTACCGCCTTATTCTGGATACGACTTATCCCGCTTCGCTCGGGCGGTAA
- a CDS encoding gamma carbonic anhydrase family protein yields MAVYALDGQAPELAGDVFIADGARVIGRVRLGAGVGIWFGAVLRGDNEWMAVGDGTNIQDNATLHSDIGFPLTIGAGCTVGHGAIVHGCTIGENTLIGMGANILNGAVIGAHSIVGANALVTEGKVFPDHSLIVGAPAKAVRELDAASADALRASAAHYCDNARRFAAGLKRIDV; encoded by the coding sequence ATGGCGGTCTATGCACTCGACGGGCAGGCGCCCGAATTGGCCGGGGACGTGTTCATCGCCGACGGGGCGCGGGTGATAGGGCGGGTCAGGCTGGGGGCCGGCGTCGGCATCTGGTTCGGCGCGGTGCTGCGCGGTGACAACGAGTGGATGGCGGTCGGCGACGGCACGAACATCCAGGACAATGCGACGCTCCACAGCGATATCGGCTTTCCCCTGACCATCGGTGCCGGCTGCACGGTCGGTCACGGCGCCATCGTGCATGGCTGTACGATCGGCGAGAACACGCTGATCGGCATGGGCGCGAACATTCTCAACGGCGCGGTCATCGGCGCCCATTCGATCGTCGGCGCCAACGCGCTCGTCACCGAGGGAAAGGTGTTTCCCGACCATTCGCTGATCGTCGGCGCACCGGCGAAAGCCGTGCGCGAACTCGACGCCGCCTCGGCCGACGCCCTGCGCGCCTCGGCCGCGCACTACTGCGACAATGCCCGGCGCTTTGCCGCGGGGCTCAAGCGGATCGACGTCTGA
- a CDS encoding DMT family transporter — translation MERTTAGWGSGLLGVIIFSGSLPATRVAVGGFSPLFLTSARAVIAALLGCALLLILRQRPPARTDILSLAVVAVGVVAGFPLLTALALQHITPAHSIVFIGLLPLATAIFGVLRGGERPRPVFWLFALMGGLSVAGFALWQSGPSSLTGDLLMVAAILLCGLGYAEGATLSRRLGGWQVISWALLLALPLMAAIALATLPVSWHVITVPQWSGLAYVSVFSMLVGFVFWYRGLAIGGIAGVGQLQLLQPFFGLALAWLLLGEPVAWSMIAVTGLVLICVFGARRFAR, via the coding sequence ATGGAACGCACGACGGCAGGCTGGGGAAGCGGGCTTCTCGGCGTCATCATTTTCAGCGGCTCGCTGCCGGCGACGCGCGTCGCTGTGGGTGGTTTTTCGCCGCTCTTCCTGACCTCGGCCCGCGCCGTCATCGCGGCGCTTCTCGGCTGCGCCCTGCTGCTCATCCTGCGTCAGCGACCGCCCGCACGAACCGATATCCTGTCGCTCGCGGTCGTCGCGGTCGGTGTCGTGGCCGGCTTTCCGCTCCTGACCGCGCTGGCGCTCCAGCACATCACCCCGGCCCATTCGATCGTCTTCATCGGACTGCTGCCGCTGGCCACCGCGATCTTCGGCGTGTTGCGGGGCGGCGAGCGGCCAAGGCCGGTCTTCTGGCTGTTCGCGCTCATGGGCGGCCTGTCCGTCGCCGGCTTCGCGCTCTGGCAAAGCGGTCCGAGCTCGCTGACGGGAGACCTCCTGATGGTCGCCGCCATCCTCCTCTGCGGCCTTGGCTATGCCGAGGGCGCGACGCTCTCGCGTCGCCTCGGCGGCTGGCAGGTCATCTCCTGGGCCCTGCTTCTGGCGCTGCCGCTGATGGCCGCAATCGCCCTGGCGACGCTGCCCGTCAGCTGGCATGTCATCACCGTCCCACAATGGTCGGGCCTCGCCTACGTCTCGGTCTTCTCGATGCTCGTCGGCTTCGTGTTCTGGTATCGGGGCCTCGCAATCGGCGGCATTGCCGGCGTCGGCCAGCTCCAGCTGCTGCAACCCTTCTTCGGCCTGGCTCTCGCCTGGCTTCTGCTGGGCGAGCCGGTTGCCTGGTCGATGATCGCCGTTACGGGTCTGGTCCTCATCTGCGTGTTCGGCGCCAGGAGGTTCGCCCGCTGA
- a CDS encoding PLP-dependent aminotransferase family protein, giving the protein MLEPSEPPVSQTGRVVDEIRRRMARRLLTDGDKLPSIRAFAKTMGVSPSTVVEAYDRLAAEGVIRSRPGSGFYAAGATPPLVLADAEQTRDREIDPLWVSRLSLDASPGMLRPGCGWLPADWMPNAAIRRALREEAKAGSRTLVEYGAARGSLDLRRHLARQFGAEGIAANPEQILLASTGTQAIDLLCRFFLRPGDKVLLDDPCYFNFRALLRAHHVDIVSVPYTRTGPDTALFAAAVERHRPRLYITNSAIHNPTGASLSAQTAHRVLTAAAAHGMTIIEDDIFGDFEAEFSPRLAALDGLVDVVRVGSFSKTLSASIRCGYIAARPEWIEGLIDLQVATNFGGPSPIAADLILHTLNNGSYRKHLAALRLRLSRCRKGVGASLESLGIVPWTVPRGGFFLWCRLPGHRDAAHVAKAAFRQGVVLAPGNVFSPSQTAADWMRFNVAQMDDPRIAVVLREALGQAGT; this is encoded by the coding sequence ATGCTTGAGCCGTCAGAGCCGCCTGTCTCGCAGACCGGCAGGGTGGTCGATGAAATCCGGCGGCGGATGGCGCGGCGGCTGCTGACGGACGGGGATAAACTGCCATCCATCCGGGCTTTCGCAAAAACCATGGGCGTGTCGCCTTCGACTGTGGTGGAAGCCTATGACCGTCTGGCGGCGGAGGGCGTGATCCGGTCGCGACCCGGTTCCGGATTTTACGCTGCCGGAGCGACGCCGCCGCTGGTCCTTGCCGATGCCGAACAGACGCGCGACCGGGAGATCGACCCCTTGTGGGTGTCGCGCCTGTCGCTCGATGCCAGTCCGGGCATGCTCCGGCCGGGGTGCGGCTGGCTGCCCGCCGACTGGATGCCGAACGCGGCCATCCGGCGCGCCCTGCGAGAGGAGGCGAAGGCGGGCAGCCGGACCCTGGTCGAGTACGGGGCGGCGCGCGGCTCCCTGGACCTTCGGCGTCATCTGGCGCGCCAGTTCGGGGCGGAGGGCATCGCGGCGAACCCCGAGCAGATCCTCCTCGCGTCGACCGGGACGCAGGCCATCGACCTGCTCTGCCGGTTCTTTCTGCGGCCGGGCGACAAGGTGCTGCTCGACGACCCCTGCTATTTCAACTTCCGGGCGCTTCTGCGGGCGCACCACGTCGACATCGTGAGCGTGCCCTATACTCGGACCGGCCCGGATACTGCGCTGTTTGCCGCTGCGGTGGAGCGGCACCGGCCGCGCCTCTACATCACCAATTCGGCGATCCACAACCCGACCGGAGCATCCCTGTCGGCACAGACGGCGCACCGCGTTCTGACCGCGGCCGCCGCCCACGGCATGACCATCATCGAGGACGACATCTTCGGCGATTTCGAAGCCGAATTCTCGCCCCGGCTCGCCGCCCTCGACGGACTGGTAGACGTGGTGCGCGTCGGCAGCTTCTCGAAGACGCTGTCGGCGTCGATCCGGTGCGGCTACATCGCCGCCCGTCCCGAATGGATCGAAGGCCTGATCGATCTTCAGGTGGCGACCAACTTTGGCGGCCCCAGCCCGATCGCCGCCGACCTGATCCTGCACACCCTGAACAATGGCAGCTACCGCAAGCATCTGGCAGCGCTGCGCCTGCGCCTGAGCCGGTGTCGCAAAGGCGTCGGTGCATCGCTGGAATCGCTCGGCATCGTGCCCTGGACGGTGCCCCGGGGCGGCTTCTTCCTGTGGTGCCGGCTCCCCGGACACAGGGACGCGGCCCACGTCGCCAAGGCGGCGTTTCGACAGGGCGTCGTCCTCGCGCCCGGCAATGTCTTCAGCCCGTCGCAGACAGCGGCGGACTGGATGCGCTTCAATGTGGCGCAGATGGACGATCCGCGGATCGCGGTCGTCCTGCGGGAGGCGCTCGGACAAGCCGGGACATGA
- a CDS encoding DNA repair exonuclease, with product MIRFLHTADWQIGKPFGGFDAEKRGELKGKRFETVGRLARLASERQCDAVLVAGDAFDDNTVSDREIRRTLEAMAAFAGPWVMLPGNHDAALSVSVWSRLRRLGLPGNVIVADAPEPILLAGGRMVVLPAPLVRRHEGADLTAWFDRAETPGAAIRVGLAHGSVANRLPEKAESGNPIADDRADRARLDYLALGDWHGFLEIAPRTFYSGTPEPDRYPANRPGHVAIVEIDAPGARPRVEAVAVAGFAWASRAVSLLGDAAELDDVLGAIERPGQTLVNVSLSGSLPLRGRVDLDDRLAFWGARFFDLRVNDAGLVDAPDEEDLDRIDVAGFVRTAIDRLRRKAADPADPERAAAALALRIAYVEHVRLAPAAPARPLAAPPATGSGGETGGTRSSAAQDAPATDAAASRPDGAAPDFSSAAPEPAPEDPGAGMAAPAGAG from the coding sequence GTGATCCGTTTCCTCCATACCGCCGACTGGCAGATCGGCAAGCCGTTCGGCGGCTTCGACGCGGAAAAGCGCGGCGAGCTGAAGGGCAAGCGCTTCGAGACGGTGGGGCGGCTCGCGCGCCTCGCGTCCGAGCGGCAGTGCGATGCGGTTCTCGTCGCCGGCGACGCCTTCGACGACAATACCGTCAGCGACCGCGAGATCCGTCGCACGCTGGAAGCGATGGCGGCCTTTGCCGGGCCCTGGGTCATGCTGCCGGGCAATCACGATGCCGCGCTCAGCGTCTCGGTCTGGTCGCGGCTGCGCCGGCTCGGCCTGCCGGGAAACGTCATCGTCGCCGATGCGCCTGAGCCGATCCTCCTCGCCGGGGGGCGGATGGTCGTTCTGCCGGCACCGCTGGTGCGCCGGCATGAGGGCGCCGACCTGACCGCCTGGTTCGACCGGGCCGAGACGCCGGGCGCCGCCATCCGCGTCGGCCTCGCCCACGGCTCGGTCGCCAACCGCCTGCCTGAAAAGGCCGAGAGCGGCAATCCGATCGCCGACGACCGGGCCGACCGGGCGCGGCTCGATTATCTCGCCCTCGGTGACTGGCACGGATTTCTCGAGATCGCGCCGCGAACCTTCTATAGCGGCACCCCCGAGCCCGACCGCTATCCCGCCAACCGGCCGGGCCATGTCGCGATCGTCGAGATCGACGCGCCGGGCGCTCGGCCGCGCGTCGAGGCGGTGGCGGTCGCGGGCTTTGCCTGGGCGTCGCGCGCGGTCTCGCTTCTCGGCGATGCGGCGGAGCTCGACGACGTGCTCGGCGCCATCGAACGGCCGGGGCAGACGCTGGTGAATGTCAGCCTGTCCGGCAGCCTGCCGCTGCGCGGGCGGGTGGATCTCGACGATCGGCTCGCCTTTTGGGGCGCGCGCTTCTTCGATCTGCGCGTCAACGATGCCGGGCTCGTCGACGCGCCGGACGAGGAGGATCTCGACCGCATCGACGTCGCCGGCTTCGTGCGCACCGCCATCGATCGCTTGCGCCGGAAGGCTGCCGATCCGGCCGATCCGGAGCGCGCGGCGGCGGCACTGGCGCTGCGCATCGCCTATGTCGAGCATGTCCGCCTCGCGCCCGCGGCGCCGGCGCGCCCGTTGGCGGCGCCGCCCGCGACGGGCAGCGGCGGAGAGACTGGCGGGACGCGAAGCTCCGCGGCACAGGACGCGCCGGCGACCGACGCGGCCGCCTCTCGGCCCGATGGGGCCGCGCCGGACTTTTCCTCCGCTGCGCCCGAGCCGGCGCCCGAGGATCCGGGCGCCGGGATGGCAGCGCCCGCAGGAGCCGGCTGA
- a CDS encoding ATP-binding protein, producing MYLTALSLKDFAGLGAVSLEDFEPGLNVIVGDNEAGKSTLLVALRAAFFQKHRAGGEAVKALAPYGRTVRPEISVDFTTGGTSYSLSKGFLQRPEASLAWPGGSLSGDAVEDKLAELLGFAHSSGAKLKRDEHQGAFGLLWVEQGRSHEHDLDLGVGKNAVTASLEGEIGQILGGERGRALLGAAEARQAVFFTAGGRVKDSGPLREAEKRLQALQADLADRLAARDAYEEKIERLRRRREVLKTYLDEDAVTAAETAVEAVEAEARAVEGFAAHHEGAKRDLEAAEARRAAAAERLAARERLQRSLAEATARRDAATTGLLDLRRSQQAERAELARLEEARTDARAAFALAEAANEASLAGAERARVLAEIARLEARIAEAAALEARLRELGAVPAQRLDRAALKSLEAAEQNRREAEIRMAATAPTVTFSPDTGCSARGADGTEIPAGAALPVLARSTYDLAGFGRITIEPGGDAAQLRRAFDEAAAALAALLARHRVASLDDCRQKLRAAEEQASATLLVKTQLETLLPEGMAAATAALAAQTAALAQLPAAEEAQRDAGATDGATAAAEARTRRREAEARRAAADAAVEAARKLAATFDQRLAKAEAEAEHLARSVADLAAQLAAAEQARTAAALSEDLAAADVDRSAKAAVVALRRHALDAADPETVLRSLSARRRALDEIRRTVSGLKEETSALEGELRAEGLSSLGEDIARLEGETETLESRVRRLTLEAAAAKLLHTELCAAQRDAREHWLGPIKAQVAPFLKLIHPESEIAFDDATLAITGLNRRGVAEEFKRLSAGAREQVAVVTRLALATVLKRGGHPALVILDDALVNTDEERLKRMHLVLQKAAEAMQIVVLTCRERDFRDLGGKMFRL from the coding sequence ATGTATCTCACTGCGCTGTCGCTGAAGGATTTCGCCGGCCTCGGCGCCGTGTCGCTCGAAGACTTCGAGCCCGGGCTGAACGTCATCGTCGGCGACAACGAGGCGGGCAAGTCGACGCTTCTGGTCGCGCTGCGGGCCGCCTTCTTCCAGAAACACCGGGCCGGCGGCGAAGCGGTGAAGGCACTCGCCCCCTATGGCCGCACGGTGCGGCCGGAGATCAGCGTCGACTTCACCACCGGCGGGACGTCCTACAGCCTTTCCAAGGGCTTCCTGCAGCGGCCTGAAGCGTCGCTTGCCTGGCCGGGCGGGTCGCTGTCGGGGGATGCGGTCGAGGACAAGCTCGCCGAACTCCTCGGCTTCGCCCATTCCAGCGGCGCCAAGCTGAAGCGCGACGAGCACCAGGGCGCTTTCGGCTTGCTCTGGGTCGAGCAGGGCCGCTCGCACGAGCATGATCTCGACCTCGGCGTCGGCAAGAATGCCGTCACCGCCTCGCTGGAAGGCGAGATCGGCCAGATCCTCGGCGGCGAGCGCGGGCGCGCGCTGCTCGGTGCCGCCGAGGCGCGGCAGGCGGTCTTCTTCACCGCCGGCGGACGGGTGAAGGATTCGGGACCCTTGCGAGAGGCGGAGAAACGGCTGCAGGCGCTGCAGGCGGACCTCGCCGACCGGCTCGCGGCGCGCGACGCCTACGAGGAAAAGATCGAGCGGTTGCGCCGCCGCCGCGAGGTCCTGAAGACCTATCTCGACGAGGATGCGGTGACCGCGGCCGAAACGGCGGTCGAGGCGGTCGAGGCCGAGGCGCGCGCCGTCGAAGGCTTTGCCGCGCATCACGAGGGCGCAAAACGCGATCTCGAGGCGGCGGAAGCCCGCCGGGCCGCCGCCGCGGAGCGCCTTGCCGCGCGCGAGCGCCTTCAGCGGTCGCTGGCCGAGGCGACGGCACGCCGGGATGCGGCGACGACGGGGCTCCTCGACCTCCGCCGGTCGCAGCAGGCCGAACGCGCCGAACTCGCCCGGCTGGAGGAAGCGCGCACCGACGCCCGCGCCGCCTTCGCGCTGGCCGAAGCGGCGAACGAGGCGAGCCTTGCCGGGGCCGAGCGGGCACGGGTGCTGGCCGAGATCGCCCGCCTCGAAGCGCGCATTGCCGAGGCCGCCGCGCTGGAGGCCCGGCTTCGCGAGCTCGGCGCGGTTCCAGCCCAGCGCCTCGACCGCGCCGCGCTGAAAAGCCTCGAGGCTGCCGAGCAGAACCGGCGCGAGGCCGAGATCCGCATGGCCGCGACGGCGCCGACCGTCACTTTTTCGCCGGACACGGGGTGTTCGGCGCGCGGTGCCGACGGCACCGAGATTCCGGCCGGCGCGGCGCTGCCGGTGCTGGCGCGCAGCACCTATGACCTCGCCGGCTTCGGCCGCATCACCATCGAGCCGGGCGGCGACGCGGCGCAACTGCGCCGTGCCTTTGACGAGGCGGCGGCGGCGCTCGCAGCCCTCCTCGCGCGCCACCGCGTGGCAAGCCTCGACGATTGTCGCCAGAAGCTTCGGGCCGCCGAGGAGCAGGCGAGCGCGACGCTGCTCGTCAAGACGCAGCTTGAAACCCTTCTGCCGGAAGGCATGGCCGCGGCCACCGCGGCCCTGGCGGCGCAGACCGCCGCGCTGGCGCAACTGCCGGCGGCCGAAGAGGCACAGCGCGACGCGGGCGCAACCGATGGGGCCACCGCTGCCGCCGAAGCCCGCACGCGGCGGCGCGAGGCCGAGGCGCGCCGCGCCGCCGCGGACGCCGCCGTGGAAGCGGCGCGAAAACTTGCCGCCACCTTCGACCAGCGCCTCGCCAAGGCCGAGGCCGAGGCCGAGCATCTCGCGCGGAGCGTGGCCGATCTGGCGGCGCAGCTGGCGGCGGCCGAACAGGCGCGAACCGCTGCCGCCCTCAGCGAAGATCTCGCCGCCGCCGATGTCGACCGCAGCGCGAAAGCTGCCGTCGTCGCGCTGCGCCGCCACGCCCTCGACGCGGCGGACCCCGAGACCGTCCTCCGCTCGCTCTCCGCCAGGCGCCGCGCCTTGGACGAAATCCGTCGCACCGTCTCGGGCCTCAAGGAGGAGACCTCGGCGCTGGAGGGAGAGCTCCGGGCCGAAGGCCTGTCCTCGCTCGGCGAGGACATCGCGCGGCTGGAGGGAGAGACGGAGACGCTCGAGTCGCGCGTGCGTCGGCTCACGCTGGAGGCCGCCGCCGCGAAGCTCCTCCACACCGAGCTCTGCGCCGCGCAGCGTGACGCGCGCGAACACTGGCTCGGGCCGATCAAGGCGCAGGTCGCGCCGTTCCTGAAGCTGATCCACCCGGAAAGCGAGATTGCCTTCGACGACGCGACGCTCGCCATCACCGGGCTGAACCGGCGCGGCGTCGCCGAGGAGTTCAAGCGCCTTTCGGCCGGCGCGCGCGAACAGGTCGCCGTCGTCACGCGCCTGGCGCTCGCGACGGTGTTGAAGCGCGGCGGACACCCCGCGCTGGTCATCCTCGACGACGCGCTCGTCAACACCGACGAGGAGCGCCTGAAGCGCATGCATCTGGTCCTCCAGAAGGCGGCCGAGGCGATGCAGATCGTCGTCCTCACCTGCCGGGAACGCGATTTCCGCGATCTCGGCGGCAAGATGTTCCGGCTCTAG